Part of the Gemmatimonas sp. UBA7669 genome, GGCGATGCGGACCGATTCAAGGGCGCATTCGCCGAACTGGTGCGGGGGTTCAACGCCACGCTCGATGCCGTCATCCTGCCGGTGCAAGAGGCCTCGGCGGTGCTCACGCGTCTTGCGGATCGTGACCTCACGGTCCGCGTGCAGGGCGAATATCAGGGCGATCATGCGCAGATCAAGAACTCGCTCAATGCGGCCATCGACGCGTTGTCCGACGCTCTGACGAATGTGTCGGCGTCCACCAACCAGATTGCGAGCGCGGCGGACCAGATTGCCACGACGAGTCAGTCATTGGCGCAGGGCTCGAGCGAGCAGGCCGCGTCGCTGGAAGAAACAACGGCCAGCCTCGCTGAGCTGGGTGGTGCGGCGGTGCGCAACGCGCAGTCGGCACGGCAGGTGCAGGCCCTGGCCAGCGAAGCGCGCGACGTCACGCAGGACGGCGTGGCTTCGATGAACGAGTTGGAGCAAGCCGTACAGGCCATCGGCACGGCGGCCAATCAGACGGCGCAGATCGTGAAGACCATTGACCTGATCTCCTTCCAGACGAATCTGCTGGCACTCAACGCGGCGGTGGAAGCGGCGCGTGCGGGTGATGCGGGCAAGGGCTTCGCGGTGGTGGCCGAGGAAGTGCGGGCGCTCGCCATTCGCTCCGCCGATGCGGCGCGGCAAACGTCTGCGCTCATCGAACAGTCCGTGGAGCGCGCGGCGCGCGGCGGTGTGATTTCCCGCCAGGTGGCCGAGCGGCTCGGCCAGATCGATCGTCAGGTGCAGAAGGTGCACGAGGCGGTCGGTGATATCACGCAGGCCTCGGATGGTCAGCGCGAGGGTGTGGATCAGGTCAACACCGCCATGAGCCAGATGAACGCCGTCACGCAGGGAGTAGCGGCGAGCGCCGAAGAAAGCTCGAGTGCCAGTGAAGAGCTGGCGGGTCAGGCGCAGATGCTGGCCGAGCTGGTGGGGCAGTTCCGGTTGGAGGCTGGTAGCGCGAAGAAGATTGGCCGCAACGTCGATCGCGTGTTGCAGCGGGTGGCGTAACCGCAGCAGCACCGTCTCGACTGGAAACTGACACTTGAACGCAAAGCTCAGAGCTGACCGACAGTCCGGTGAGCTCTGAGCTTTGAGTTCAAGTTTTGGGTTCGGGGTTACGACTACCCAAAGCTCGAAACCCGAACCCAACACTCGAAACTGATCAGTTCCGGGTTTTGAGTTCGGGTTTTGAGTTGTTGGTACTTCAGTACGCGGCTACGACGGAGTTCAGTACGCTGCCAAATCCACGTAGGCCTGACGGAACGTCTCCACCTGCGGCAGCGTGGCGTCCTCGAGCGAGGGCGCGTAGCCCACGAAGGTGTCGGCGCTGGCGACTCGGCGCACGGGCGCATCGAGCCAGGCGAAGCACTCGTCGGCAATGCGCGCGGCGATTTCGGCACCGTAGCCCCACGAGAGCGAGTCTTCGGTGGCCACGATGACGCGGCCCGTCTTGCGAACGGAGGCGTAGACGGCTTCCTCGTCCCAGGGCGAGAGCGTGCGGAGGTCGATGACTTCCACGCTCGGGCCGCCCTCTTCGGCGATCTGCTTGGCCGCCACGAGCGCGCGCTGCACCGTTGCGCCGTAGGTGACGAGCGTGATGTCGCTGCCTTCGCGCAACACGGCCGCCTTGCCGAACGGAATCATGAAGTTGGGGCCCGGGTACTGGCCCTTGTTGTACGTCTGTCGATACAGGTGCTTGTGCTCGAGGAAGATGACCGGGTCATCGCCGCGAATGGCCGTGCGCAACAGGCCGTTGGCGTCGAGCGCGTTGCTCGGGCACACCACGCGCAGGCCGGGGTTGTGCGTGAACAGCGACGCGCCCGTCTGCGAGTGGTAGATGGCGCCGCGGATGTAGCCGCCGTAGGTGGTGCGCACCACCACCGGCGCGCTGAAGGCGTTGTTGGAGCGCCAGCGCATGGTGGCCAGCTCGTCACGCAGCTGCATGAAGGCGGGCCAGATGTAGTCGAAGAACTGGATTTCGACGACGGGCTTGAAGCCGCGCAGCGCGAGACCGATGGCGCGGCCCACGATGTTGGCTTCGGCGAGCGGTGAGTTGTACACGCGCGCGCTGCCGAACTTCGTCTGCAGACCGTGCGTGACCTTGAACACGCCGCCCTTGCCCTTGACCTTGCCGAGGTACTGCTCGCGCGAGACGTCGGCCACGTCTTCACCGAAGACGAGGATGCGTTCGTCGCGCGCCATCTCGTCGCGCATGCAGGCGTTGAGCAGGTCCACCATGGTGGTGGGCTCGCCGCTGAACTGCGGGTCGTCTTCCGTGTCGAAGCGCTCCGAGGTGGTGTCCACGTCGGGCGAGTACACGCCGAAGGGCACGGTCTCGGGCGCGGGCTGCGGCTGCGCGAGCGCGTCGTCGGTGGCGGCGAGAATTTCGGCGTCCACCGCTTCGCGCATGGCCTCGAGTTCCGCCTCGGTGGCGAGGCCCTGCTCCACGAGATAGCGCGGGAAGGTCACCAGCGGATCACGCGCCGCGTCGGCATCACGCTCTTCCTGCGGACGGTAGAACACCTCGTCGTCGGACAGCGAATGCGAGTAGGGGCGGATGACCTTGGCGTGCACGAGGGCCGGGCCCTTGCGCTCGCGCGCGTGCTGCACGGCGCGCTGCATGACGTCGTACGAGGCCAGCAGATCGCAGCCGTCCACTTCCTGGATGTAGAGGCCAGGGAAGGACGAGACGAGCTTGGAGATGGAGCCACCCGCCGTGTTGACTTCAACGGGCACCGAAATGGCGTAGCCGTTGTCCTCGACGAGATAGACCACCGGCAGCTTGAGATTGGTGGCCGTATTGAGCGACTCCCAGAACTCACCTTCCGAGGTGGTGCCGTCACCGGTGGTCACGAGGGTGACGTCATCGCCGGGGAAGCTGTCGTCGCCGATCTCGATCTGGCTGGCGCGCAGCGTGGACTCGGCGCTGCCCACAGCCTGCAGGAACTGCGTGCCGGTGGGGGAGGACACGGAGACGATGTTGAGCGCCTTGTGGCCCCAGTGGCTCGGCATCTGGCGGCCACCCGAGTTGGGGTCGATGGCGGCGCCGACGGCGCTGTAGAGCATTTCGGCCGGCGTCATGCCGAGCTGCAGGCAGAGCGCGCGATCGCGGTAGTAGAGGAAGAACCAGTCGTAGGCGGGGCGCAGGGCCATGGCCGCTGCGGTGCCGATGGCCTCGTGGCCGGCGCCGGAGATCTGGAAGAAAATGCGGTTCTGCCGCTTGAGCTGGATCTCCTTGTCGTCGAGCCGGCGCGAGGTGTACATGACGCGGTAGGCGTCGAGGAGCTGCTCGCGGCTGAGAGGGGAAGTCGTCAGCGCGGGCTCGGCGGCGTCACCCTTGCGGGCTCGGCTCGGACGGGTCGAAGTGGCCATCGGCTTGCTCGATGAAAACGGAAGATTATGCGACGAACTCTGGAAATTTAGCGGACTTGGAGCCCAAATGGGGGCGCCGGCGACCGATTTCCGCGCGGGGACGATTGGGATACGCTCACTGGTTGCCGGCCGCTGCCGTTTTCGGCAGGTTGACAGGGTCCGCACAATGTCCCACCTGCCGCCCCACCTTACCCATGCACGCGCCCACCGCTCCCCGCGTCCCTTCGTCCGGTCACTGCATTTTCTGTGACCTGATCCGGGGCGCCGCCGAAGTCTCCATATGTTACGAGGATGCAACGGCCATCGCGTTCATGGACATTCAACCGGTGAACCCCGGTCACGTACTGGTGGTCCCGCGCGAGCACTACGAAGTCTTGCAGGACATTCCGGGGTCGGTGGGGCTGCATCTATACCAGGTGGCCACCAAGCTCATCCCGGTGGTGCAGGCATCGGCCGGGGCCAGCGACATGAATATCGTCGTCAACTCGGGCACTGCGGCCGGCCAGAACGTGATGCACTACCACATCCACCTGATCCCGCGTCGTGATGGCGATGGCTTCGACGTGCCGCTGCCGTTCCCGGGCTCCGTGATGCCCAATCGCCAGCAGCTCGACGCCATGGCCGCGCGCATCGGCAGCCAGTTGCGCGACCCCCTGCGCAACTGAATACCGACTGCTCGGCAACTGTTGGACATCTGATTGGCAACAAGGACCGTGAAAGGCGCACCCCACTCTTGACGAGAGCAGGTTCGTGACCCTATAGTCGCGAAGCAGTCGCTGGCGTGTCCACTTGGTTTCCCAGGAGGATGATGCGCTCCATTCGCGGTAGCTCACGGTCCGGCGGGGCATTGCCCCGCTCGTCCGGCGTCCGGCTCCTTCCGAGCCGTCGTCGTCGCCCCTCTGCCCAATCCCGCCCCGCCTCCGGCGCTCGCGCCGCAGCCGGGGCGTCGTCGTTTCGGGGACAGGTGGCCCGAAAACAGGCGCTGCGCAAAGGCGCCCTGCGAGATTGTGGTCAGCGCTGTGTGTACTGCGCGACGCGACTCGATCAGCGCACGGCCACACTCGATCACGTGATTCCCGTGGCGCGCGGTGGCGCGCACGATATCGGCAACCTCGTGTCGGCCTGTGCGCCCTGCAATCGACTCAAGGGTGATCTGCTGCCCTTTGAGTTCTTTGCGCGTCACCCCTGGGCTGGTGCCAACTTCGTACGCTACGCGCGCAACGTGACCCGCGCGCTCAAGCGTGGGGCCAGACGCGCGGTGAGTCTGGCCTTCGCGGAACCGGACGATCGGATGGCGGCCTGAGCATGCGTGGCGCGCTGCGTCCCTTCGTGTCGGGTTCGACACTGCTCATTCTGCTCTTGCTCACGGCATTGCTGCTGCGCCTGTAGGCGGGTCGCAGTGCGCGGGTCGCAGTGCGATGAACAGCAGATTGCCGGTGGCGGGTTATGATTCCTCATGACCCGCTGCCTGCGTTTGTTGGTGGGCCGAGGCGCCGCAGTGCGGCTCGGTTTGATTCTGCTGCTGAGCGTGCCGGCACTCCCGGCGCAGAGCCGACCATCGGCCCCGTCGGACAGCATCGTACGTCTGGCCGTCGATGGCTCGCGGGTGCGCGGGGTGCCGTTTGTGGCGCTGCTCGACGAGCGGCGCTACCGCGTGGAAGCCGACGGGCGATCGGAGACGACCCTGCGTCAGGTGGTGCAGGTGCTTGACGCCAATGCCGTGCGCGGCGCGGCCGAACGCGCCATCGGCTATCACGGCGGCATGCAGCAACTCACGCTGCATTGGGTGCGCGTGCTGCGCCCGAACGGCGAGGTACTCAGCGACTCGGTGGCCCAGTCGCAGGATGCCGAGGTGCCGGTATCCATGAACGCGCCCATCTACACCGGACAGCGTGTGCGGCGGCTGTCACTGGCTGGCGTCGCAGCCGGAGTCATCATCGACATGTCGTACACGGTCACGCAACGCACGCCACCACGGCCTGGCGATGTGTTTGCGCGCTGGACGCAAAGTGGGCCGGCACCGGTTCGGCAATCCATTTTCGAAGTGGACGCGCCATCGGCCATGCCGCTGCGTGTGATTGAGCGCAACCTGACCACACGGCGCACGGAGCGTGACTCCGCCGGCCGCCGCGTCTTACGCTGGACGCTGAGCGACCCGCCGCCGCTACGTGCCGAACCCTTTGCCGCCGATTCCAACGACGTGGTGCCCAGCGTGGTGGTGGGACCCGCCGGCGATTGGACACCGGTTTCGCGCTGGTATGATGCCCTGGCTCGCACACGCTACACGCTCACACCGGCCGTCCTTACACGCGCCGACTCGGTGCTGCGTGCCGCCGCCGTGCGCACTCGGCAGGACAGTGTGCGCGCGTGGCACCGTTGGGTGGCGCAGGATGTCCGATACGTCTCCATTTCGCTGGGGCTCGGGGGCTATCAGCCACGAACGCCCGACGAGGTACTGCAGTCCGGTGTCGGCGACTGCAAGGACAAAACCACGTTGTTCGTGGCGCTGCTGCGTCATGCGGGTATCAAGGCCGAGCCGGTATTGTTGTCGACGGCGGGCCGTCCGCTGGCCGATGTGCCCAGCGTGCTGCAGTTCAATCACGCCATTGCTGCCGTCCCGCAGGATGGTGGCTGGCAACTCACGGATCTCACCGCGGAGCTGGTGCCGTACGGTGAATTGCCGGTGAGCTATCAGGGCGCCTTCGCGCTGCAGGTGGCGGGTGATGGATCAGCCCGACCCATCACCATCCCGGTCGCACCGGCAGGTGCACACGGCACGAGCACGCGCATGCAGGTGGTGGTGGACAGTTCGGGCCACGCCGAGGGCACGAGTGAGGAAACGGCGCGCGGCAACATGGCGCTGGCCATGCGCGCCGTGATGGCCGCCGCACCGGACTCGGCGCGCCGCGATGGACTCATGCGCGGCATGGCGCAACGCATTGGCAGCGGCGTGCTGGACAACGTGCAGATCACCGCCCTCGAGGGGTTCGACGGACGCGATTTGTCGGCTACCCCGCGATTGCGCTATCGCGTGCAATACGATCGCGCCGTGCGCAGCGTGGGCAGCGCGCGCGTGCTCCAGGTCCCGCCGCCGCTGCGTGGGCCGGCGCGGCAGTTCGCGGCCGCCGTGCGCAGTCTGGAGTCGTCACCCGCACGGCGCCTCCCCATTGATGCCGCGCGTCTCTTGCCCCCCAACGAAAGCCTGATCGAGTGGCAGGTCACACTCCCCGAGGGCTGGGTGGCCGAGTTGCCGGCACCGGTGCGCGCCGTGAGTTTCTTTGGCAGCTACGAGTCGGCGTGGAGTCAGTCAGGCCGCATCCTGACGCTGCGTCGGCGCATCGTCGGCACATCCGGCACCTTCCCCCCGGAGCGGATGCCGGAAGTGTTGGTGTGGTTGCGAGCGGTTGGTGCCGATGACGTCGAGTTCGTGACCATGCGCTCGGCACGTTGAACGTTACGCTGAGCGTTACGCTGAGTTACCCGACTTTCCCCCATTCCCGAGTCACCCATGCGTTGGATACCCGGCGGACGTAGCCGCAACCTCGAAGATCGTCGTGGCGCGAGTGGTGGTGCGGGCGGTGGCGGAATGGGCGGCGGTCCACGCGGCGGCATGCGTCTTGGACTGGGCGGCATGGTGTTGTTGCTGGTGCTCAGTCTCATCTTCAAGCGCGATCTCATTACGCCGGTCATGGGCGGGCTGGATGGCGCGGTGGGCGGCAATGCGCCGTCGGCCATGTCGCCCGGCGGCGCGGCAAGTCCCGCGCCCGTCAACGACCCCGCCGAAGAAGACCTCGTGCAGTTCGTATCGATGGTGCTGGACAGCGCACAGTCCACCTGGCAGCGACACATTCCGCGCTATCGTGAGGCGCGGCTGGTGCTGTTCCGGAACGCCACACCCTCGGCCTGTGGCCTTGGGGAATCGGCGACCGGACCGTTCTACTGCCCGGGTGATGACCGCGTGTACATCGACCTCGCGTTCTTCGATCAGTTGCACGCGCAGTTCGGCGCGCCGGGTGACTTTGCGCAGGCCTATGTGCTGGCGCACGAAGTGGGGCACCACGTGCAGAACGTGCTGGGCACCGAACAGCAGGTGCGTCGCCTGCAAGGCGAGAACCCCGGTGCGCGCAATCGTCTGTCGGTCGCCATGGAGCTGCAGGCCGACTGCTACGCGGGCGTGTGGGCCTTCGACGCAGCACGCGCCAACATGCTGGAAGCGGGTGACATCGACGAGGGACTCAATGCCGCCGCGGCCGTGGGTGATGATCGCTTGCAGCAGATGGGTGGTGGCCGTGTGCGTCCCGAATCGTTCACCCATGGGTCCTCTGCGGAACGCCGGCAATGGTTTCGCCGCGGCTTCGAGTCGGGCGATCCGCGGCAGTGCGACACCTTTGCCGCGTTGGGGCAGGGTCGGTGAGCGAGCGACCGGCATACGCACCACGCCCCGGTGTGGTGCAGGAGCAGGCCTGGCCCGCCATGCGTGAGGGGCCATGGCCCGTCGCACTGCTGCCGTTTGGTGCCACTGAGCCACACAACACCCATCTGCCCTACGGGACCGACACCATCCTTGGCTCGCATGTGGCGGCGCAGGTCTCCGCGGCCTGTCTGTCGCGGGGGGTAAACGTGGCCACACTGCCGGCGCTGCCGTTCGGCGTCAACACCACGCAACTCGATCTGCCGTTCACCATCAATTGCATGCCGAGCACGCAGCTCGCGCTGTTGCGCGATGTGGTGCAGAGTCTTGCGCCTCACGGTGTTCGCGCACTGGTGCTGCTCAATGCCCATGGTGGCAATGAGCTGCGCGCCCTCGTGCGCGAACTGCAGCCTTCAACGCCCGTGGTGCTGAGTATCGTGAATTGGTGGCAGGCCGGTGACCATGCGCACTTTGCCGAGGCCGGGGATCACGCCGGAGAGCTGGAAACGGCCGCCATGCTGCACGTGGCACCACAGCTCGTGCAACCGGATCGCGCGAGCTGGGGCGACGGCCATGCGCGGCCAAGCGTGTTCGATGGCGTGCGCGCGGGATGGGCCTGGATGCCGCGTCGCTGGACGCAGGTTACGGATGACACCGGTGTGGGTAATCCGGCCCAGGCCACGGCCGAACGTGGCGCAGCATTTGTGGCACAGGCGGTGGAGCGCATTGCTGCCTATTGCGTGCAGCTCGCCAGCGTCGATCCCGCCGCCATGTGGCGGGATCGACCGCATGACGATCAGTAATCCACGGGACGCAGGTACGATTCGCCAATGCCGGACTGGCTGACCAGTGCGGTCGCGGGCGGACGGCGCTTCCAGTGCGTGCCGTTGAGTCGGCGGGATACCAGCTGCAGTTCGTCTTCGCCGAACCCACGCGCCAGCAGGGCCTCGTGCGAATACCCGTGCAACAGGCCGTTCAGAATCTCGTCGGCGCGCGCGTAGGAAATGCCGAGATCGTTCTCATCGGTCTGGCCGACAATCAGGTCTGCCGTGGGCGGCTTGCTGACGATGACGTCCGGCACTTCGAGATGCCGCGCGAGCTGCCACACCTGCGTCTTGTACAGATCGCCGATGGGGTTGATGGGCGGCGAATCGTCGGCGTGCCAGGTGAAATAACCGAAGAGCCGTTCGGTCTTGTTGCCCGTGCCAAGGGGCAGGGCCCGATAACGCGCGGAGAGATCGAAGAGCGCAATCATGCGCGTGCGGGCCATGACGTTGCCACGGCGTCCGCCATCCGCATCCGGCTCATTGGCGAGATAGCCATCAACGGCCGCCGAAATGTCGATGGTGCGCGACTCGATACCCAACGCGTCGATCACCAGTTGCGCGTGTTCAAGCGACTCGGTGCTGGACGTGCGATACGGCAGACGTACCCCGATGACGTTCTCGGCACCGAGCGCACGCACCGCCAGCGCGGCCGTGACGGCGGAGTCGACGCCACCGGAAATGCCCACCACGGCCTTGCCGAAGCCACGTCGGGTCATCTCGTCGCGCAGAAAGCCCGTGAGCCACTCTTCGGTGAGTGCGGCATCGAGCGTGAGTGGCGGCGGGCCACCATGGTCGCGCATGCCGTGACGGATGACCGGCAATTGCTCGGGCAGGCCACGCACCACCGACTCGGCGCGCTTGAGGGCCTCGGTGGGCACCGGGAATTCGCCGGTGGTGAACCCCCGCGCGCCACGCAGCAGATCGGCGGCAGCCGGCTCCGGCCCGTCGTACGAAAGCGGAACATTGACGCTGTCGGTAATTCGTCGGACGTTGTCCAGTACATGCGGCAGCGCGACGCGCAGATCACTGAGCAACGGGCTGTCGGCCCGCGCGCGCACCAGATCGTCGAGGTCGAGTGTGAGCGAGACAAAGCTCTCCGTCCACACCGGCGCGCGGCCGCGCACGTCGCCACCGGGGCCCACGAGGTGTGAGGTGCCGAAGAAGCGCTTGCCACCCTCGGTACCCACGAGATTGACGAAACTCGCGTACACGCCGTGCTCCTCGGCAATGTCGCGAATGAGGCGCTCCCAGCGCGCGGCGCTGTAGGGGCCGGGCACGCCGTCATCACGAGGCCAGACGCCACGTGCTGGAGCGGCCGACGACACGAACACCACCTGGGCGCCGTCGAGTGCGGCAAGGGTGCCACTCAACGAGTGCCAGGCGTCTTCGCAGACCAGCAGAGCGGCACGCCCCCAGGGCGTTTCGAAGGCGCGGATGTCGGTGCCGCGCTCCACAAAGCGCTCTTCGTCGAAGAGCCCGTAGGTGGGCAGGAAATTCTTGCGGTGCACGTGACGGATGACCGGCGGTCCGTCATCGAGGCCCATGGTGATGTAGGCGGCGCTGTTGTGCAGCGTATCGCGCCAGCGTTCGTAGAAGCCGATCACCACGTCGAGTGGCACGGCGTCGAGGCCGGCGTTCGCGCAGGCCGTGCGGTAGGCCTCGTCAAGATCGTAGGCCAATGCGCCAGCGGAGCAGGCGACCTCGCGTACGCCGCCTTCCACGAAGTAGCCGGAGAGGGCCGTTTCGGGAAACTGCACGACCTGTGGGCGTGGCTCGAGGGCCGAGGCCTGCGCACACAGGCGACCGATACGGGCAAGGTTGCCGGCCACGTCGCCCTTGCGGGGCGCGAACTGGCAGAGAGCGATGGTCAGCGGACGAATTGGGTCACCGGGCATGGTGAAAAGATAGCATGTGACCCTCGTCACCGAACGGGCGCGCCGTCGCCGTGTATGATTCCCCCATGGCCGTGCCACATGAATCCAGACTGCGCCGCCGCGCCGCGATGATGGGGACGTTGCTGTTGGCGGCGCTGACTGCGCCCGGCCCTGTCGTGTCGCAGGCGTCGTCGCAGGCGTCTCCCTCCGCGTCACAGCCCGCGGAGCCCTGGCGCATCATCACACCGCCGCAGGTGACCCAGGTGCTGGCACGCGACGGGACGCTGATCGGTGAAATTGGTCGCGAGCGTCGCCTCAGTGTGCCGCTGCGTTCACTGCCCCGCTATGTGGGGCAGGCCTTCATTGCCGTCGAAGACAAGCGCTTCTACCAGCACGATGGTGTGGACCTGGTGGGCGTGGCCGGCGCACTCAAGGACGCGGTGACCAAGGGTGATTTGCGTGGGGCCAGCACCATCACGCAGTTGCTGGTGGGCAACATGCATCCCGACATCATCGATCGCCGCGACCGTTCGCCATCGCGCAAACTGCGCGAGCAGGCCGCCGCGCGTGAGATGGAGCGCCATTACTCGAAGGAACAGATTCTCGAAGCGTTTCTCAATCAGATCTCCTTTGGGAGTGGCGCGTTTGGCATCGAGATGGCGGCGCGTCAGTACTTCGGCAAGGGCGCGGCGGATCTCACGCTGGCCGAGGCGGCGTCGCTGGCGTCCATGCCCAAGAGTCCCGTGTTGTACGACCCGGTTCGCAATGCGGATCGCAACCGGCAGCGGCGCAACACGGTGCTCGCGCTCATGGCCGAGCAGGGCTACATCACGGCGGCCCAGGCGGCGGCAGCGCAGCGAGAACCGCTCCGCACCGTGTCCCGCACCGTGAGTCTCGCCCCGTGGGTGACCGACGTGGTGCGCGTGCAGGCCGAGCGTGCGGGTGTGCCGGTGATGCAGGGTGGATTTCGCATTCACACCACCGTGGACGCAGCGCTGCAGCGTCAGGCGCAGGAGGCGCTGGCCGAAGGCATTGCAGAGATCGAGTCGCGCCCGGGGTTTCGCGGCAAACGCTGTGCGGGTGAGGCCTCGGCGTCGTCTGCGGCCAGCAAGCGCCCGCGGGTTGACGACTGTCTTGAAGGAGCCGTCGTGGTGCTCGATCCGGCCAGCGGGGATGTGCGCGCGCTGGTGGGCGGACGTGACTATGCGCGATCGAGCTTCAATCGTGCCGTGGATGGCAATCGCCAGCCCGGTTCGAGCTTCAAGGCCTTTGTGTATGCACAGGCGCTGGCACAGGGACTGACCGCCAATGCCATGGTGGCCGATACGGCGCTGCGTGTGCGTCTCGACAACGGTCAGGTGTATGCACCCGACA contains:
- a CDS encoding penicillin-binding protein 1A: MAVPHESRLRRRAAMMGTLLLAALTAPGPVVSQASSQASPSASQPAEPWRIITPPQVTQVLARDGTLIGEIGRERRLSVPLRSLPRYVGQAFIAVEDKRFYQHDGVDLVGVAGALKDAVTKGDLRGASTITQLLVGNMHPDIIDRRDRSPSRKLREQAAAREMERHYSKEQILEAFLNQISFGSGAFGIEMAARQYFGKGAADLTLAEAASLASMPKSPVLYDPVRNADRNRQRRNTVLALMAEQGYITAAQAAAAQREPLRTVSRTVSLAPWVTDVVRVQAERAGVPVMQGGFRIHTTVDAALQRQAQEALAEGIAEIESRPGFRGKRCAGEASASSAASKRPRVDDCLEGAVVVLDPASGDVRALVGGRDYARSSFNRAVDGNRQPGSSFKAFVYAQALAQGLTANAMVADTALRVRLDNGQVYAPDNADNSFLGAMTVREALARSRNPVAVQLALAVGMDSVAALARRAGLRAPIALYPSSALGASVVQPLDFVAAYAAFDNGGVSVDPRFMQRIEDRNGRVVHSASGGAMRAAMDPRVAFIVRDMMQDAVTRGTATAVRRLVPDHVPVAGKTGTTNDNADVWFVGMTPELVTGVWLGFDKPAMIAPGAAGGTLAGPIAGRILAAAYAGKSAGSWTPPPGLVPVELDRSTGQLATANTAPAQRYTEWFLLGTEPGAQAWPLSLFRLGPIGH